From Rhea pennata isolate bPtePen1 chromosome 26, bPtePen1.pri, whole genome shotgun sequence, the proteins below share one genomic window:
- the ITGA3 gene encoding integrin alpha-3 isoform X2, with product MARRRRLLLLLALGALLRAAAAFNLDTAFPVLKEGATRRGFFGFSVALHRQTERRERYLLLVGAPQDVDVENSTRTGAVYSCPLTASKSDCQRLDIELKSEPDKYIIEDMWLGVTVASQRQPAGRVLACAHRYTKVLWSGSEDQRRMVGKCYVRGNDLRLNISDEWQTYHNEMCNSNTDAEETGMCQMGTSAGFTANIIYFGAPGAYNWQGTNYMLQREMWDLHDFSYPNEQNGNTYIGYTTEMGSAVLQQDAVTVVSGAPRYQHTGAVYLLSHSPQYTLEKSLLLRGHQVGSYFGSAVALADLNNDGWQDLVVGAPYYFKRKQEVGGAVYVYMNEVGGFRPEPSLVLTGPSYSAFGFAVASIGDINQDGFQDIAVGAPFEGPGKVYIYHSSAEGLLDKPRQVISGSDLGPASMRTFGYSLSGGLDVDSNSYPDLLVGSLAERIALLRARPVINILNKTLTVNPSKVDPARCTPDSCIKVTVCFSYNQSAGDPKYKERINLEYTLEADKDRHPPRVKFLGTHSATYRGIFRMPDTRCETKELLLVENIRDKLHPIMLSMNYSLVERPRTFQLGLHSLNAFPVLNEDQSHENETKIEFQKECGMDNKCYSNLQLQSSFVTDQNQPLPRLNGTQVLQYSRDMRKLYLSVNITNTPTTAFNGEDAHEALLNITVPATLLPSSVRPSGACTFAETVLCELGNPFKRNQRAELIITFEAIGITLDTREVLVWLDLSTQSTQEDLQPVLAKLLVDYSIQSSLTVASSHIQSHFSGTVVGESAMQKEQDVGSALAFDFQVTTKGESLGALGTILLGFEWPYEIPNGKWLLYPTEILVNSNETCQPPGGVINPLNLTLLEDKVPLRQRRELGESQPAEPPITLATAKKAKSEVVLSCSKGTAHCIWFECPVHDTQHPTTFSIRARVWNSTFIEEYSDFDRVKVDGTATLFLRTHVPTINMRNHTVRFSVDVDSELTEEQPAEIALWLVLVSVAAGLLLLGLIIVLLWKCGFFRRANTRAMYEAKGQKAEMKIQPSETERLTDDY from the exons gCTGCTGGTCGGGGCACCCCAAGATGTGGACGTGGAGAACAGCACACGGACGGGTGCCGTCTACTCTTGCCCCCTCACCGCCTCCAAAAGCGACTGCCAGAGGCTTGATATTGAGTTGAAGA GTGAGCCAGACAAATACATCATCGAGGACATGTGGCTGGGAGTGACGGTGGCCAGCCAGCGGCAGCCAGCTGGGAGGGTGCTG GCCTGTGCTCACCGCTACACGAAGGTGCTGTGGTCGGGCAGCGAGGACCAGCGGCGCATGGTGGGCAAGTGCTACGTGCGGGGCAACGACCTGCGCCTCAACATCAGCGATGAGTGGCAAACCTACCACAACGAGATGTGCAACTCCAACACGGATGCTGAGGAGACGGGCATGTGCCAGATGGGCACCAGCGCAGGCTTCACTGCCAACATCATCTACTTTGGGGCACCTGGCGCCTACAACTGGCAAG GTACCAACTACATGCTGCAGCGGGAGATGTGGGACCTGCACGACTTCTCCTATCCCAACGAGCAGAACGGCAACACCTACATAG GGTACACAACGGAGATGGGCAgcgctgtgctgcagcaggacgCGGTGACGGTGGTGTCGGGCGCTCCCCGGTACCAGCACACGGGCGCCGTGTACCTGCTGAGCCACAGCCCCCAGTACACCCTGGAGAAGAGCTTGCTGCTCCGCGGCCACCAAGTTGGCTCCTACTTCGGCAGCGCCGTGGCCCTGGCAGACCTCAACAACGATGG GTGGCAGGACCTGGTGGTGGGAGCCCCCTACTACTTCAAGCGGAAGCAGGAGGTGGGGGGTGCCGTGTACGTGTACATGAACGAGGTGGGGGGCTTCCGGCCTGAGCCCAGCTTGGTGCTCACCGGCCCCAGCTACTCCGCCTTTGGCTTCGCCGTGGCCAGCATTGGGGACATCAACCAGGACGGCTTCCAGG ATATTGCTGTGGGGGCTCCTTTCGAGGGACCTGGCAAGGTCTACATCTACCATAGCAGTGCAGAAGGATTGCTGGACAAACCGCGGCAG GTGATCAGCGGCTCAGATCTGGGTCCCGCCAGCATGCGAACCTTTGGGTACTCGCTTAGTGGGGGGTTGGATGTGGACAGTAACTCCTACCCCGACCTCCTGGTGGGCAGCTTGGCAGAGAGGATTGCCCTGCTCAG AGCTCGTCCTGTGATCAACATCCTGAACAAGACATTGACGGTGAACCCCAGCAAGGTGGACCCTGCCCGGTGCACCCCTGACTCCTG TATCAAGGTGACCGTCTGCTTCTCCTACAACCAGAGCGCCGGTGACCCAAAGTACAAGGAGAGGATCA ACCTGGAGTACACGTTGGAGGCTGACAAGGACCGTCACCCACCCAGGGTGAAGTTTTTGGGGACACATTCTGCCACCTACCGTGGCATCTTCCGTATGCCTGACACCCGCTGTGAAACCAAGGAGCTCCTGCTGGTG GAGAACATCCGGGACAAGCTACACCCCATCATGCTCTCCATGAACTACTCGCTGGTGGAGAGGCCTAGGACCTTCCAGCTGGGCCTCCACTCCCTCAATGCCTTCCCCGTCCTCAACGAGGACCAGTCCCACGAGAATGAGACTAAG ATTGAGTTCCAGAAGGAGTGTGGAATGGACAACAAGTGCTACAGCAACCTCCAACTTCAGAGCAGCTTCGTAACTGACCAGAACCAGCCCCTGCCTAG GCTGAACGGGACCCAAGTGCTGCAGTACAGCCGGGACATGCGGAAGCTGTACCTGAGTGTGAACATCACCAACACGCCCACCACGGCCTTCAACGGTGAAGATGCCCATGAGGCCCTGCTCAACATCACAGTGCCTGCAACCCTGCTGCCCTCCTCTGTCCGCCCG AGTGGGGCCTGTACCTTTGCGGAGACAGTGCTGTGCGAGCTGGGCAACCCCTTCAAGAGGAACCAGAGG GCAGAGCTGATCATCACCTTTGAGGCCATTGGGATCACACTGGACACACGAGAGGTCTTAGTGTGGCTGGACTTATCCAC GCAAAGCACCCAGGAGGACCTGCAGCCCGTGCTGGCCAAGCTGCTGGTGGATTATAGCATCCAGTCGTCGCTGACAGT AGCCTCCTCCCACATCCAGTCACACTTCAGTGGGACGGTGGTGGGCGAGTCGGCCATGCAGAAAGAGCAGGACGTGGGCAGCGCCCTCGCCTTCGACTTCCAG GTGACCACCAAGGGGGAGTCACTGGGTGCCCTGGGCACCATCCTGCTTGGATTCGAGTGGCCCTACGAGATCCCCAATGGCAAGTGGCTCCTGTACCCCACAGAGATCCTCGTCAACAGCAATGAGACCTGCCAGCCCCCTGGGGGAGTCATTAACCCCCTCAACCTCACT CTCCTGGAAGACAAAGTCCCACTCCGGCAGAGACGTGAACTGGGGGAATCACAGCCGGCAGAGCCCCCCATCACCCTGGCCACTGCCAAGAAGGCCAAATCGGAGGTGGTGCTG AGCTGCTCCAAGGGCACAGCCCACTGCATCTGGTTCGAGTGCCCGGTCCACGACACTCAGCACCCCACCACCTTCAGCATCCGCGCCCGCGTGTGGAACAGCACCTTCATCGAG GAGTACAGTGATTTTGACCGGGTGAAGGTGGATGGCACAGCGACACTGTTCCTCCGGACCCACGTCCCCACCATCAACATGAGGAACCACACGGTGCGG TTCTCTGTGGATGTCGACTCAGAGCTGACGGAGGagcagccagctgagattgCGCTGTGGTTGGTGCTGGTGTCTGTGGCagccgggctgctgctgctggggctgatCATCGTCCTGCTGTGGAAG